GGTTTTCGGGAATCCTTACCTGAAAGCCCATTGATTCAAGGGCCCGAATCCCGCCCTCAAAAGCCTGCTGATCAAAGGGGGAGGAAGGCGCAGCAATACCAATGGTGTCGCCCGCACGGAGAGACCGCGGTTTTATGATCTTTTTCTTCATACTAGCGTCAGTTTCCAATTCAGAAATGAGCAATTTTTCGCAAGGTCAAGGAAATCAAGGGGTTGCGCGGAGGCGTACATTGGTACGCCGCACAAGCGATCCCGCAGATTGACGCCGAGATTGCGGAAAAGGGCCATTTCTGGATGGAAACTAAGTTAGCACGGAACCCTCTGGATTGTAAAGATTTCTGATCGAAGTGAAGATCCCTGATTGATGAATGTTGACAGGGCCGAGGCAAAGTGTTAAAAAAAATATAAACGGTCGGCGGGGCGTAGCGCAGCCTGGTAGCGCACCTGAATGGGGTTCAGGGGGCCGGAGGTTCAAATCCTCTCGCCCCGACCAATGATTTCAGATACTTGGCCGGTAGCAAAAACTGAGGATTCTGAATTTGTGACACTTTTGTGACAGTCACCTTCTTTGGAAGCGGTTAGCCCGTTCAACAGGTTGACCGCTTTCTTTTTGTGCTCCTGTGATAGATGAGCATACCGCATGGTCATCTGTATCGTCTTGTGGCCCAGGATCTCCTGAAGCTCCTTTATCGTCCCACCGCGCATGATGAAATGGCTTGCAAAGGTATGTCTCAGGTCGTGGAAATGAAAGTCCTCGATTCCTGCGCGTGTCAGGGCTGATTTGAAACTGTTTTTGACGTTCATAATAGACTTGGGCACAGGAGCCGGTCCTTTCCGCTTTCTGACAGGCTCCGCGTTCTTGAGTTTGTCTTCGCTTTTTCGATAGGTAAACACATGCCCTGACCTGAGTTGCTGCTCTTTCCGGATCTCCTTGAACAGCATTGCCAGGTCGTCATTGACAGGCACTTGCCGGGCTTCCTTGGTCTTGGTCACAGAGGCTTGCAGATAAATTTGACCGTTACGGATATCGGACCACTTTAGGCCAAGGATCTCACCGCGCCTCATGCCGGTATTGATGGCGCATTCCACAACTCGCCTCAGATACTTGTGGCATTCAGGAAGCAGCTTGCCGATCTCTTCCTGTGACAGGTACCTAAGCCGCTGGTTGTTTTCCTTCAGGTGAAGGGACTTGCCCTTGTCAAACGGGTTTCGCTCTATCATATCCCACTCGACGGCCTTTGTGAAAATATGGTGGTGGCAGGACATCTCCCGGTTGATGGTACTGTCCTTGCGGATCGTACCATGTGCTGTAAGGGTTTTTCTCAACGTGCTGTGGTAGGTTTCAAGGTCCACAAACTGGATGTTGGCGAGCAGGGTGTTCTCTCCAAAATGATCCTTGAAACGCTTAATGCAGAACACTTTCCATCCCTTGTAACTGGTCTGGTCCCCGAAATTCTCCTTGTACTTGGCTAGGAGGTCCCCCAGGGTGGTCGTGTAGTCCTTCTTGACGTCCAAGTACCTGTTTTCGGCAATCAGGCTTACACGCTTTGCAAGCTCGTCTACAGCCTCTTTTTTCTTCTTGAAAGATTGCCTAACGCGCTTGCCGGTAGGGTCAAAGTAATCAATCTGCCATGATACGCCGCGTTTGCCTTCGCGCTTTCTAATCATCCCCATAAGCAATCACCGTCCTTTCGTCTTAGCTTTAAGCCCTTTGTCCAGGATCTCCACGGCCATAGTGTTCATGGACACATTCTTTTTTTGCCTGATAGTCTCCATTGCGGCCCGTTCTCGCAACCGCTCTAAAAGCTCATCAGACATCCTGATTGTCAACACCTTCATTGCGCTACCTCCTTTCGGTATATGGTAACGTCAATATATGCATTACTGGCAATACTGTCAAATAGATAATGTTAATATCTCTTATTGACAACCCTGCATGGCCATGTTATTCATTCAAACACCCTGCGGCATACGTGAAGCCACGGTGCAAGCGGGGATATCCACAAGCCCTGGACTTCTGGCCAAGACCTGCAAACAAACTTTCAGGAGTCATATTCATCAAGACTCCGAACAAACTCAAGACATGGTCAAACCTGATTCCAGGGCTTTTTTAATTTCCTTTTTTAGAGATCGAGAGATCGTTTTTTGCCTCCTTTCCTGTGTCATTCTCAAGGGTTGTGGATTCTTGGCCTAGTTGGCCAACTTTTTTCTCACCCCTTCCTCAAGGTCTTCCTCGCATCTTTCTGAAGTATCGGCTTCCAGTGCTTGAACAATGTTCTTCAAGGCGACCAGAAGCTCCGGCGAGCAAGCCTCCTTGAGGCTTTTCCCGCCTATCCGGATACTCTCGATACTGCACCCGTCAAAGATGTTAATGGTGACGTTTCCACCTGTAATGTTGACATTTCTCATAATTTGTATTAGCAAGGGGTACGGGGTAAATGCCTGTTAGGGTTTCTGCCTCTAAGCCTTCGGGTCCTGACTTTCCGGGTCGTGCCCGAAGGCTTCCTTACTTGAATGTTCGATAATTCTTTCTTCTTCACTGAGCCGATTGATCGTAGTTGCCAGATCTTGTAATCTTTCGCCTATCAAATTGAGCATTAACAATGTATCATGGTCTGGCTCCCCCGGCTCATCCAGGTTCAAAATCGCGGCATTGATCATCGTTATTAAGGGACGAACACCCCATAGGTTAAGATCCGTAAGGAAGCTGTCCTTTTCGTATTTAATTTTGTCAAGCCTTACTATCTGATCGTCCATCTTGCCCCCTTTCTAGGTCCCTGAAGATATATCATTCGACTGTGCTTCGGAGGCTTGCTTGTTCTTGCAAAACATAGCTTCCAGCATGGCCTTATGTTTTGGGTTAGGTGACTTAAAGTCTTTCAAAACGCCCTCCACGATAGCGATTTGTTCCTCTGTGAATGCCTCCAAGGTAATTGGAGGCACTTGAAGCCTATCAGCAGCTTCGATGATATATTGTTCCATGATGTTCCCCCTTTTCAATCGTCTATGGTTTCCGGGTCCTCAGCCTCTATCTCTTGCGTTTCTTCTTGTGTGAAATAATTCAGGGCCTCAGTAACAGCCATCCCCGCGTCATGGCAGAGATTTTGCACACCTTCAAACCATGCTTCGCTAACGTCAAGCCGGTTATCGGCTATGCTTACGGCCTCGCAGGAGTCCCGCAGCATGTAAAGCGTGCTCTCGGCCTTTTCCAAGTCTCGATACACAACCCCCGGCAACATCTTTTTATCTGCTTCTTCCATGATTTCCCCCTTTCATATTCTTAAATTCAAAATCACCTTTGAATAAGCACTTGATATCGATATCAAGTGCTTCCCATTCTGGCCTTACCCCGTACCCCTAAACCTCCTTTCTCAAGCCTGTTCCACAGGTCTAATGTTTCCCCATCCAATAGCTTGTTTTTACGTTTCAGGGTTGCTTCCTCGACTTGCGCTATAAGTTGTACTAGTTCTAATTGCGTCAATTCCATAGACTCGCCTCATCCCCCTTCCGGCCTGCTTGCCTGTTCCACCTATACCTGACTATACCCTTTCAGGAGATCGCAAGCCCTGCGGCCTCCTGTGCGTCCCCTGAGTGCGTCTGAGCTACTTCTAAGCGCCTGTACGAGCATGGTCATGGCCTAGTAGTTATCCAATGTTGATTACATCGTAGAGCACATCAACATGATGCAAGGCGGCTTCTTTTGAAGTCGTTTTCCATTTAGAACCTTTAGCATCTGTAATAGCCCCCAAAAAAGCCCTCAACGCCCTTCTAAAATGTTCATCTACGGGCTGGTCTTCAGGCAAAGGCTTTGACCGTCGGACACCTTTCCGCTTCTCCTGCGTCTCCTTTGCAGCAGCATGTATGGACTTCTTGCCGTCAAGGACCGTCTGCTTTGTCTGTTCGTCGCCATAGTCCAGGAGAGTCCGGGCTTTCTCAACCTTCCGGGGAGATGTACCGACAATCTTTGCCGTTACCTCAGAGGACTTGCCTAACTTAGCGTCACTTGACGCTAGGTCCGTCCTTTGGCCTTGGGGCTTTCTCTCA
The DNA window shown above is from Deltaproteobacteria bacterium and carries:
- a CDS encoding site-specific integrase, with the translated sequence MGMIRKREGKRGVSWQIDYFDPTGKRVRQSFKKKKEAVDELAKRVSLIAENRYLDVKKDYTTTLGDLLAKYKENFGDQTSYKGWKVFCIKRFKDHFGENTLLANIQFVDLETYHSTLRKTLTAHGTIRKDSTINREMSCHHHIFTKAVEWDMIERNPFDKGKSLHLKENNQRLRYLSQEEIGKLLPECHKYLRRVVECAINTGMRRGEILGLKWSDIRNGQIYLQASVTKTKEARQVPVNDDLAMLFKEIRKEQQLRSGHVFTYRKSEDKLKNAEPVRKRKGPAPVPKSIMNVKNSFKSALTRAGIEDFHFHDLRHTFASHFIMRGGTIKELQEILGHKTIQMTMRYAHLSQEHKKKAVNLLNGLTASKEGDCHKSVTNSESSVFATGQVSEIIGRGERI